TCGCTCCCTTTTGTCTATTTTTTAAGGAGAAAGTATGCTAATTCAGAAAATAAAAACCTACAAGTGGCAGGCCTTAGCTTCGCTTCTGATGACAGGCTTGATGGTTGCTAGTTCACTTCTGCAACCGCGTTATCTGCAGGAAGTGTTAGACGCCCTCCTTGCTGGGAAATATGAAGCTATTTATAGTATCGGGGCTTGGTTGATTGGTGTGGCCTTGGTCGGTTTGGTTGCTGGTGGGCTTAATGTTATCCTTGCAGCCTATATTGCCCAAGGAGTTTCATCCGATCTTCGGGAGGATGCCTTCCGTAAAATCCAAACCTTTTCTTATGCCAATATTGAACAATTTAATGCGGGAAATCTAGTCGTTCGAATGACAAATGATATCAACCAGATTCAGAACGTCGTCATGATGACCTTCCAAATTCTTTTCAGACTTCCCCTCTTGTTCATCGGTTCGTTTATCCTTGCGGTTCAAACTTTGCCCTCTCTATGGTGGGTGATTGTTCTCATGGTAGTCTTGATTTTTGCCTTGACTGCTGTCATGATGGGGATGATGGGGCCACGTTTTGCCAAGTTTCAAACCCTTCTTGAGCGCATCAATGCCATTGCTAAGGAAAATCTGCGCGGTGTTCGTGTGGTCAAGTCCTTTGTCCAAGAAAAAGAGCAGTTTGCGAAGTTTACAGAGGTCTCAGACGAGCTTCTTGGTCAAAACCTTTACATTGGTTATGCCTTTTCAGTAGTGGAACCCTTTATGATGTTAGTTGGCTATGGGGCGGTATTCCTCTCTATTTGGCTGGTTGCAGGGATGGTTCAGTCGGATCCGTCTGTTGTTGGTTCCATTGCTTCCTTTGTCAATTACTTGAGCCAGATTATCTTTACCATTGTCATGGTTGGATTTTTGGGAAATTCTGTCAGCCGTGCCATGATTTCCATGCGTCGTATTCGAGAAATTCTTGACGCAGAGCCAGCTATGACCTTCAAGGATGTCCCAGATGAAGAGTTGGTTGGAAGTCTTAGCTTTGAAAATGTAACCTTTACCTATCCAATGGATCAGGAACCGATGCTGAAAGATGTGAGCTTTACCATCGAACCTGGTCAAATGGTTGGAGTAGTTGGAGCGACTGGTGCAGGGAAGTCAACTTTGGCTCAATTGATTCCACGTCTCTTTGACCCACAGGAAGGCTCTATTAAAATCGGAGGCAAGGATATTCGAGAAGTGAGTGAAGGAACCCTACGTAAAACTGTTTCTATCGTTCTCCAACGTGCCATTCTTTTTAGTGGAACGATTGCTGATAACTTGAGACAGGGTAAGGGAGATGCCACTCTATTTGAAATGGAGCGCGCAGCTAATATTGCTCAGGCCAGCGAATTCATTCATCGTATGGAGAAAACCTTTGAAAGTCCAGTTGAGGAACGGGGAACCAATTTTTCAGGTGGGCAAAAACAAAGGATGTCGATTGCGCGTGGGATTGTCAGCAATCCGCGTATTCTGATTTTTGACGATTCGACCTCAGCCTTGGATGCCAAGTCAGAGCGCCTGGTGCAAGAAGCCTTGAATAAGGATCTGAAGGGGACGACAACCATTATCATCGCTCAAAAGATTAGCTCGGTTGTCCATGCAGATAAGATATTGGTGCTGGATCAAGGACGATTGATTGGTCAAGGGACGCATGCAGATTTGGTTGCCAACAATGCCGTTTACCGTGAGATCTATGAAACACAGAAAGGAAAGGAGGAGTAACATGAAGACAGTTCAATTTTTTTGGAATTATTTTAAAGTTTATAAGTTATCATTTGTAGTTGTCATTCTGATGATTGTTCTAGCGACTCTTGCCCAAGCCCTCTTTCCAGTCTTTTCTGGACAAGCGGTAACAGAGCTAGCTAATTTAGTTCAAGCTTATCAAGATGGCAATCCAGAACTTGTTTGGCAGAGTCTATCAGGAATCATGGTCAATCTTGGTCTGCTGGTTTTGGTTCTCTTTATCTCCAGTGTCATATACATGTGTCTTATGACGCGCGTGATTGCAGAATCGACCAATGATATGCGCAAAGGCCTCTTTGGCAAACTTGCGCGATTGACGGTTTCTTTCTTTGACCGCCGACAAGATGGCGATATCTTATCTCGTTTTACCAGTGATTTGGATAATATTCTCCAAGCCTTTAACGAGAGCTTGATTCAGGTCATGAGCAATATTGTTTTATACATTGGTCTGATTCTTGTTATGTTTTCGAGAAATGTAACGCTGGCACTCATCACCGTTGCAAGCACACCAGTGGCCTTTCTTATGTTGATTTTCATCGTGAAAATGGCACGCAAATACACCAACCTACAGCAAAAAGAGGTAGGAAAACTCAACGCCTATATGGATGAGAGTATTTCAGGCCAAAAAGCCGTGATTGTGCAAGGAATTCAAGAGGATATGATGGCAGGATTTCTTGAACAAAATGAGCGCGTGCGCAAGGCAACCTTTAAAGGAAGAATGTTTTCAGGAATTCTTTTTCCTGTTATGAATGGGATGAGCTTGGTCAACACAGCCATCGTTATCTTTGCTGGTTCAGCTGTTCTACTGAATGATAAGAGTATTGAAACAAGTACAGCTCTAGGTCTGATTGTTATGTTCGCCCAATTTTCACAGCAGTATTATCAGCCTATTATTCAAGTTGCAGCTAGTTGGGGAAGTCTTCAGTTAGCCTTTACAGGGGCTGAACGGATTCAGGAAATGTTTGATGCAGAGGAAGAAATCCGACCTGAAAATGCTCCGGCCTTCACTCAGTTGCAAGAAGGTGTCGAAATCCGTCATATTGATTTCTCATATTTGCCTGATAAGCCAATTTTGAAAGATGTCAGCATTTCCGCTCCGAAAGGCCATATGACTGCGGTTGTTGGTCCGACAGGTTCAGGGAAAACGACTATTATGAACCTCATCAATCGCTTTTATGATGTTGATGCTGGCGGTATTTATTTTGACGGTAAAGACATTCGTGACTATGACTTAGATAGTCTTAGAAGTAAGGTGGGAATTGTCTTGCAAGATTCGGTTTTATTTAGCGGAACCATTCGAGACAATATCCGTTTTGGGGTACCAGATGCCAGTCAGGAAATGGTTGAGGCAGCAGCTAAGGCAACCCACATTCACGACTATATCGAAGGCTTGCCTGATAAATACGATACCCTCATCGATGATGACCAGAGTATCTTCTCAACAGGGCAAAAGCAATTGATTTCCATTGCTCGAACGCTGATGACAGATCCAGAAGTTCTCATTCTCGATGAAGCAACTTCAAATGTAGATACGGTGACAGAAAGCAAGATTCAGCATGCCATGGAAGCGGTTGTAGCAGGTAGAACCAGTTTCGTTATTGCCCACCGTTTGAAAACCATTCTCAATGCAGATCAGATTATTGTTCTTAAAGATGGCGAAGTCATTGAACGTGGTAACCACCATGAACTCTTGAAACTAGGTGGCTTCTATTCAGAACTCTATCACAATCAATTTGTTTTTGAATAAGAAAGAAGTTGTCCTATGTGGGCAGCTTTTTCTTGTCCATAAAAAATATTTATCACGGACTTTAAAAAAACATATTAGACGAAAGGTCTTTTGAGTGATATGATAGGACTATCGTTAATATTTGAAAGGAGAGACATCATGGCTAGAACGGTTGTAGGAGTTGCTGCAAATCTATGTCCCGTAGACGCAGAAGGCAAAAACATTCATTCGTCTGTATCTTGTAGATTCGCAGAGAGCATTCGTCAAGTCGGTGGTCTCCCTTTAGTCATTCCTGTTGGTGATGAGTCAGTTGTGCGCGATTATGTGGAAATGATTGACAAATTGATTTTGACAGGAGGCCAAAATGTCCATCCTCAGTTTTACGGAGAGAAAAAGACCATCGAGAGCGATGATTACAATCTAGTCCGTGATGAATTTGAATTGGCGCTTTTGAAAGAAGCGCTCCGTCAGAACAAACCAATTATGGCAATCTGCCGTGGTGTCCAACTTGTCAATGTTGCCTTTGGTGGAACCCTCAATCAAGAAATCGAAGGTCACTGGCAAGGACTGCCTTTTGGGACATCTCACTCTATTGAGACAGTGGAAGGAAGCGTGGTGGCTAAGCTATTTGGAAAAGAAAGTCAGGTCAACTCCGTACATCGTCAGAGTATCAAAGATTTGGCACCTAATTTCCGTGTAACTGCTATTGATCCGAGAGATCAAACCATCGAAGCGATTGAGTCTATCGACGAGCACCGCATTATCGGTTTGCAGTGGCATCCAGAGTTTCTGGTTAATGAAGAAGATGGCAATTTAGAATTATTTGAGTATTTATTGAATGAACTGTAACGGCTGGAACATCTAGTCGTTCTTTCTTTTTATTATTTCAAAATTTTTGGAATGTGGGATTTTTACGCAAACGTTTGAATTCTGATAAAAATTGGAGAAATTCGACAAAAAAACTTGAAAAAAACGAAGGTAAGCGTTATGATAGAAAAGAAGAAATATTGGAGGAATAACATGTCACATATTAAATTTGATTATTCAAAAGTTTTAGACAAATTTGTTGCACCACATGAAGTGGAATACATGCAATCACAAGTAACAGCAGCAGATGAATTGATCCGTAAAGGAACTGGTGCTGGTAGCGACTTCTTGGGATGGTTGGACCTTCCTGAAAACTACGACCGTGAAGAATTCGACCGCATCTTGAAAGCTGCTGAGCAAATCAAATCAGACAGCGATGTTTTGGTTGTGATTGGTATCGGTGGATCTTACCTTGGTGCCAAAGCAGCAATCGACTTCTTGAACCACCACTTTGCTAACTTGCAAACAAAAGAAGAACGTAAGGCTCCACAAATCCTTTACGCAGGAAACTCAATCTCATCTACTTACCTTGCTGACTTGGTAGAGTATGTTGCAGACAAAGACTTCTCAGTAAACGTAATTTCTAAATCAGGTACAACAACTGAGCCAGCTATCGCTTTCCGTGTCTTCAAAGAACTCTTGGTTAAGAAATACGGTCAAGAAGAAGCAAACAAAC
Above is a genomic segment from Streptococcus mitis containing:
- a CDS encoding multidrug ABC transporter ATP-binding protein; this translates as MLIQKIKTYKWQALASLLMTGLMVASSLLQPRYLQEVLDALLAGKYEAIYSIGAWLIGVALVGLVAGGLNVILAAYIAQGVSSDLREDAFRKIQTFSYANIEQFNAGNLVVRMTNDINQIQNVVMMTFQILFRLPLLFIGSFILAVQTLPSLWWVIVLMVVLIFALTAVMMGMMGPRFAKFQTLLERINAIAKENLRGVRVVKSFVQEKEQFAKFTEVSDELLGQNLYIGYAFSVVEPFMMLVGYGAVFLSIWLVAGMVQSDPSVVGSIASFVNYLSQIIFTIVMVGFLGNSVSRAMISMRRIREILDAEPAMTFKDVPDEELVGSLSFENVTFTYPMDQEPMLKDVSFTIEPGQMVGVVGATGAGKSTLAQLIPRLFDPQEGSIKIGGKDIREVSEGTLRKTVSIVLQRAILFSGTIADNLRQGKGDATLFEMERAANIAQASEFIHRMEKTFESPVEERGTNFSGGQKQRMSIARGIVSNPRILIFDDSTSALDAKSERLVQEALNKDLKGTTTIIIAQKISSVVHADKILVLDQGRLIGQGTHADLVANNAVYREIYETQKGKEE
- a CDS encoding multidrug ABC transporter permease codes for the protein MKTVQFFWNYFKVYKLSFVVVILMIVLATLAQALFPVFSGQAVTELANLVQAYQDGNPELVWQSLSGIMVNLGLLVLVLFISSVIYMCLMTRVIAESTNDMRKGLFGKLARLTVSFFDRRQDGDILSRFTSDLDNILQAFNESLIQVMSNIVLYIGLILVMFSRNVTLALITVASTPVAFLMLIFIVKMARKYTNLQQKEVGKLNAYMDESISGQKAVIVQGIQEDMMAGFLEQNERVRKATFKGRMFSGILFPVMNGMSLVNTAIVIFAGSAVLLNDKSIETSTALGLIVMFAQFSQQYYQPIIQVAASWGSLQLAFTGAERIQEMFDAEEEIRPENAPAFTQLQEGVEIRHIDFSYLPDKPILKDVSISAPKGHMTAVVGPTGSGKTTIMNLINRFYDVDAGGIYFDGKDIRDYDLDSLRSKVGIVLQDSVLFSGTIRDNIRFGVPDASQEMVEAAAKATHIHDYIEGLPDKYDTLIDDDQSIFSTGQKQLISIARTLMTDPEVLILDEATSNVDTVTESKIQHAMEAVVAGRTSFVIAHRLKTILNADQIIVLKDGEVIERGNHHELLKLGGFYSELYHNQFVFE
- a CDS encoding gamma-glutamyl hydrolase, which gives rise to MARTVVGVAANLCPVDAEGKNIHSSVSCRFAESIRQVGGLPLVIPVGDESVVRDYVEMIDKLILTGGQNVHPQFYGEKKTIESDDYNLVRDEFELALLKEALRQNKPIMAICRGVQLVNVAFGGTLNQEIEGHWQGLPFGTSHSIETVEGSVVAKLFGKESQVNSVHRQSIKDLAPNFRVTAIDPRDQTIEAIESIDEHRIIGLQWHPEFLVNEEDGNLELFEYLLNEL